The sequence TACAAGGAAATAAAATGAAGTTTGTATCTGGAAACAGATATTGATGTTGTAATCATCATAATACTCAGGCTGAGATATTTGCTCTTTTAATTACAATGCCAAAAGGATACAACAACTAGTCATAAACCGAAAAATATTGTGCTTTCACAATGCTCTTTAAAGTGAATGTCAGAAGCCATGAACTTCTTAGAAAGGGAAGATAGGAAGAAACAGAATAAAAGAAAAGATGAGCTATGAGCATTTTATAGTGATATATTCATAAAAAACTGTCATAAATGTACATGTCAAACTACTAATGGCAATTAGTGTGATGCTAAATAACTCCCACAAATATATCCTTTGTTATGAATGAATCATTCTTTGGAGCATCATGATGCAGCATGTTAGCATATCTCACAGTTAGTTTTTGGTCCAATAATACTGAACATTGTAGATACAGTATTCAACCTGCTGCAACATGAAAAGAAGGTAGGACCATGAGACTTCCAGTAATATTAATGTTCAATTAAATCGATGGATCTAAAGATTTTATATGTACCTAATATAAGAAATATTAAAGATTTTAAATGAATGCTAAATTATGTttgtttttaaaattaatatgtcGGTTCAGTTTCTCATGTAGCTTATATTACTATGCATGTTATTCTAAATGCCGTTATGTTTTAGAATGACAAAATTGTAGCATCATATCAGGCAGGCAAAGTAACATTTCAGCTACTACCTTCAAACACCAGGATACATGTCAAGctatcataaaaagaaaaattcaatTGAGCAATAATAAACTTAGAAGACAATGAGATTTTCATTTACCTAAACTTCGTTAGAACTGCTATTCCTGAAATATAGAGATACTCTTGTTCACCTTGGATATGGCAAAGAACATCTTCATCTCTCTGAACTGTGACATCAACAACCCCCACAATCTCCTTCAGTGGTTCCCAAAGTGAATTATGTGCACTAGCAGACTCTGCGACCAAACAAGCATACCTGCACAgttcaagaaaaattaaaatctttataatacttcatgATCGATAAACTGAGGCATTTTCCATTGCCATTGCACATTACATACTTGGATGTTTTAGTAAAATGCTTCTGAATTTAATTCCTTAAGAATGAATCCAGATGAAAATGAACATTATGTCAATTTGAATACTAGGAGCCAAAATAATGAGACTAGAGAAGCCTATAGCTACTTAATTAAAATAATGCTACAGCATAACAAACTGgataaaaagagaaaataataTATCTGCTCGGACAAGATAATCATAGAATTAGTTAAATGTTAAACTGCAAATGCATTAATTGGATGTCCTACACTTTTCAAAACTAAGAATAAGGAGCTGATTCTTTTTTCCATATGACGAGCGATAATGTATCCTCAATAAGATGTCTCACTGAGCACAAAGAAACTAAACTTATGATACTCAATGTTTGCTTTCTATCTTTACCTAACACATGGTTGTTATTTTAGTACAATCCGGTTTGCCCTGCAGTAATAAATTAATAACAAGAAAATAACTTTTCCTGTAAACTGTGTGTGTTAAGATCAATGCTATCTAGAGTCAAAAATAGCAATAGATCAAGCCATAGCTCATTAAAATAGCATATCTTAAAGAGTGTCTTCTGTAGCTATTTGCCAGATTCCAACTATTGTCTATGACATGACATTCTAATATAGTTTTTTCAATATGCATAAGAATCGACTAATACGTGCACAGGTTATTCTAATAACCTTGGAACCAAGGACTAATGAAATACAGATGCATAATGATCGAATGTGCAGTAGGTTAACACCATTCTGCGACAAATTTGATTTAGTATCCAATTATTTTCATTATTTGAAGATAACTTTTGCATTTAAGCTTTCATCTATGCCTTTCCAGCTTCTTGTAACCTGAAATGAAAGGAAAAAATTGAACTACCCAATTATACAGTGGTACAAGTCAATTATACAATTATCTACTGACAAAATAAAGTCCTTAATAGCATATCAGAGCTGCAAATCATTTCTTAAAAATAAGAATGATATAAAAATGTATTTCAAAGTGGCTTCTTAGCAGAAACTAGTAATGAAGTCGACTTTGACAATAACATATACGTATGAGAGAACATGGACACAGCCaagttaatttaaaaaaaattacaatataCAGGTTGCATATGAATCCCTAAATACCAATCAGGTATGATTTGATAAGAACTGACCTTTCAGGTGGTGAACTTCTAACTCTGTACATAAGAGCGGAAAGCACTTCAGCCTGTCTTGTGCAGAACCAAAAAGACAATATTCACACATGAAGTTAGAACGATGAAAATCCAAATTGAACAAAACAGGAAAAAAGTAAACATGTCCAACTACTTCTGGCTATATGAATACGGAAAATCATCTAAGAGATTGAaactaatatttaattttatgtttctctTGCACAAACAatttaatgtgttatttttttcCATTTTACTCTTTTGCATACCATTTTTTTCTACCTAAATTCAACCTAAAATTATGTGCATCTTAAATAAGACAGATGTTGACCTAAATAAGACAAAGAAAAAAGCTTAGCAACCCAGGGAAAACGCAAAGGAATAACAAGTATACAACAGTAAGGAGAAGGTAATTAAATCCCCTTTTTATATTCCCAAAAAAAATTGTGATTAAAGCTTCCATTCTTAAATTGAAAAATCAACTAATAGAGACAAGTGAATTGCCGCGTATTGTAATACTTGCAGATGGTACATAACATTCTATTGGCAGCATAGACAAAGTAATTTCCCAAAGAAAAGTATGAGATCTCATTGCTCATGAATAAGAATTCAGACATAATATCAAAGAGAAATAGGATGTATAAATCAGGACACTAGTAAATCAGATTGAAGCAATATGAGGGTATACTAAATCAGCAGGGGATATCTTACTTTAAACATATGGAAGAAGAGATCATTTAACAGAGCCACAGGAGTGTGGAAAGCTTCGGCCTGGACATGTGCCACCTTGCTCATCTCTTCTCCCACCTTGGCCATCCTCCTCACTCCCCATCCGAACTCCCTCAGCAAGTACTTATCTTGACCATCTCCCACCCCGGCCTTCCCACTCTCATCCTCGCTCACAACTCCAACCTCTCCTGCAGTAGAGGAGCAGCCCACAAACCTCCTTCCCAACAGCCTCTCCCTCGCCCCACTCCTCCCCCCGTGTCCCAATCTGCACTTCTGTGAGGATCTTAAGCACAATCTTCTGCTGGGTGCAGGTGTTCGACAAGTGAACCGAGATTTCTGTACAGGATCGTGAGGGAAGCCTTTCGACAGGATCGAGGTCGCCGGGCTTGCACTCAAGTTCGCCATGCCGCAGGACAATTAGTCGAACACCTCGAGAGCTCTCGTTGGGCATAAGCCACGAACTCTCTCTGGCTCCAGCAAGACGCTCATTTCCTACTGTTTTGTCCACCATGGGAATTCTTCAGCCACACACCGCGCGGTTCGATGATCCGATCAATATTTGCTTCTGTGAACGAGAAAGGAAGGAGACGGCAAATCCACTTATCGCGCACTGTGGACCTCAAATTTTAGTTTAGGGTTTGCTTGCACCGTGGAGTTGTGACCTTGGATCGGCCGATCTGGAACTCGAAGTCTCTTTATAGCTGGGCGACCATTTCGGGTGAACCCGCCGGCCCGCCTAAAATAACCGGATTCGAAAGACGAGACTAAATATTCGGGTCGGGTTTAGCTTTTCATTCAGATTTGACTCCGTGTCTTGCATTTGATGAGAGAAGTTTGCCACGTCAATCCTACACCAACATCTCCGTCACTATATTTGGCATCTTCAAATTGATGTCAATTGCTGTACTTTTGCTTTTTGCGTTGACTTTGACTCAGGTTGACTTTTCGAAAGAGAGTGAACAGAAATTGTGCAGCTCGCATAGTTCAAATGTGTTCTAATAAAACAGAAACCACAACCGATGGATTGGTTATATGTATTGCGTATAAATGGTGTTGAAAGAAAGATTCAGAGCCGGTCGGTCATTTCTAACCGTCCGATGCTCCAGATCGGTCCAGAACAACGTGGAATCCTTATGCAGCTCCCCCATAAGGCACACAAAACGTTTCTCTGTGATGGTTCAAACGTCACGATTTacgaaacagaaaacaaaaacacaCATCACGATGGACGGTACAGATCTCATGCCCGAAGCACGGAGATCCCCCCCAAAAACAAATGTatctctaaaacagtttcaacgtTACGAAACAGGAAACGAAAAAAGAATAACACGATGGACGGTAGAGATCGCGCGCCCGCATCGTGGAGCCCTTGGCTGGGAGCTACTCCCAAATGATGGGCTCACGAGGCGGGGCGCGGAATGGTGAGCCGCTCCTCGATTGGCGGCCGGAGGGCGCCTCGTCGGCGTGCCCGAAGCACACGCTTCCGCCGCCGTAGGGGACTCCGCCCCTCGGTGCCGCCGGCGGAACCCAGGATATGCTCCCGAACCCGCCCGCCTCGTGGCGCCGGGCACCACTGTTCCTCCAGACCCCGCCCATGCCGGCCGCTTGCGCCCCGTACGCCGCTGCCGCCGAGGTATATTGCCGGTGAAGGTGGTGggggtggtgatggtggtggttgTGGTGATGTTGCGGGCCCGTGCCGCTGTTCTGGCCCAGATTAGGCGTGCTGCTTACCCGATGCATCCCACCGCCGCTCAGGTTGGGCGTGCTCTGGACCCGTTGCATGCTGCCGCCGAGAGGGGCGTTGGGACGGAGGGCGAGGAGGGCGGCGGGGCCATCGATGGTGGAGGTGGGGGAGGTGAAGGCGGAGGAAGCGGACGAGACGGTGAACATGGGGCGCCGAGGGCTGGTGGGTGCGGCGGTGTTGATGGCGTCAACGTAGCGCTGGTCGAGGGTGGCGGCGGGACGGTGGCAGCCAGAAGCCGAGGCGGCAGAGGGGGAGGCGAAGAGGAAGAGGCGGAAGCGGGGGGACGAGGCGAAGGAGGGGGAGCAGGGGTGGAGGGCGTCGAGCCGGTCGTACTCCTCGAGCATGTGGACGAGTTCCTCGTCGCAGGTGACGGTGACGAGGGTGTCGAGGTCTTCGGACACCAGCTGGTACTTGATCAGCTCGCAGCGGCGGAACATCCCCTGGATCCGCTCCTTGAGCTCTGCCACCCATGCATGCACGACATTGACGTCCACGAAAGATGGCATTAGTGCATGAGGTGGTGGAGAGTGCAGACCTGAGAAGGAGATTGAGCGGGGGACGCCAAGGACGCGAGTGTCGCCGCCGACGTACTTTAGGAGGCCATCGTAGGGGCGGGGGAGGATCTTGCCGCCGTAGCTGCAGAGGAACTTAAGCCGGTTCCTCGGGGACATCGACGACGGCGAAGAGGAGTCGTCGTCGTCGCCTGCTGCTGCGGCTGTTGCCATGAGGCGTCAACGTTATGGCCTGCTTCGAATTCAACCAGCTGGAGGAACAAAAAAGAAGCAGGTTTGGCACGGTGAGCAAGCTCGACCTAATCCTCACTGTTGTGCAACCTTGACGACGATCGAAAGAATCCTAATTCTCGCCACAATCCACTCTGTTTTGCTCACCGACTACCTATCGTATTAATCCTACAACCTACGTCGCGAACATCCGTCTGCCAAGACCGAACTATCTTGCATCAAATCTATGACCTACATTATAATCATCGCACTAACACTTTGGATGATCGATCTCAAAAGGAGTCCGCTTAGAACACGCGGAGGGATAAGAAATCCACCCCAGgaattaatgagaaatagatgggAACCTCCGCAACCTTTTCTTAGGGTTCTAATTCGCTCCCAACAAGCAAAATACGATTTTTTTCTTTCCTAGAACatcaagataaaagaaaaaaaaaggggggggaggGAACAAAACCCATCATCAGTGATCCCCAAGATTCGAGACGGACACGAGGGAGAGGAGGGACGCCATCGAACCAAGCAGAAAAACTCCGCCAAGTGAAGATTCGAGACGGAAACAGAGGACAGGGCCAGAAATCCCTAAAAGACAGATCAGAGAGGGATAACGGAGGAAAAGAAAGAACTCGCCTTTATCCGAGTGGaatccttcctcttccttcctgGTAGCCGTCGAATGGGACGGACGATAGTTGGGGAGGGACGGGGCTTAAAAAGGTCCAACGAGCAGCGCCTCCGACCACAGATTTTGGCGACTCTCCTCCGATACGGCCGCTGTCGCTCCAACTCTGCCTTCCGCCTTTTCGAGAATTAGAACGGCAACCAACTCATTTTTAGATTTGAGGAAGGAGGCTACGAATCTGATAAATAGATTTGGTATATCTAACGGTATACGGTTATAGAAATATGTTAAGCACATATACACTTTTGAATCGGCATTTATGTTTTGTATGAAATAATAATTGAATCTCCAGTGAGTCCATCAAACTTAGAAGGATAGGATTGAGATTTTGATTGAAAGAAAGGCATtatgtgataataataataataaagcaaaTATTTTTTGTGCTATAAAACATTACAACTTGTACTCATTGTATTTAGTcttttgaaattttaaattacTTTAATGcatttaaatgatattataatgattaaaatattaggaatatttgaaatattttaatctttttttggtcaaattatttaatattaaccGTTGAATTACGATTAATTAACTTGAATTTTATATATTGGTGCTGATGAGAGACATGTACGAAGACAAATATGTTATTTCCAAGcattgaaaatatgaaaaataatcaaAGACTCATCCAATTTTAAACTTACTTCAATGataatatatgtttttttttctcctttctttgattgtttttggtttaatcattcaaAAATAAGCGAGTGAAAGAATTTCAAACAAAGAAAAATTCC comes from Musa acuminata AAA Group cultivar baxijiao chromosome BXJ3-3, Cavendish_Baxijiao_AAA, whole genome shotgun sequence and encodes:
- the LOC135632335 gene encoding GCN5-related N-acetyltransferase 10, chloroplastic-like, translated to MANLSASPATSILSKGFPHDPVQKSRFTCRTPAPSRRLCLRSSQKCRLGHGGRSGARERLLGRRFVGCSSTAGEVGVVSEDESGKAGVGDGQDKYLLREFGWGVRRMAKVGEEMSKVAHVQAEAFHTPVALLNDLFFHMFKAEVLSALMYRVRSSPPERYACLVAESASAHNSLWEPLKEIVGVVDVTVQRDEDVLCHIQGEQEYLYISGIAVLTKFRRQKIATVLLKACDVLSALWGFSYLALRAHEDDFGAQRLYSNAGYKVVSRDPIWITWIGKKQRVLMVKPSPFYKTDFI
- the LOC103979153 gene encoding uncharacterized protein LOC103979153 isoform X3, translated to MATAAAAGDDDDSSSPSSMSPRNRLKFLCSYGGKILPRPYDGLLKYVGGDTRVLGVPRSISFSELKERIQGMFRRCELIKYQLVSEDLDTLVTVTCDEELVHMLEEYDRLDALHPCSPSFASSPRFRLFLFASPSAASASGCHRPAATLDQRYVDAINTAAPTSPRRPMFTVSSASSAFTSPTSTIDGPAALLALRPNAPLGGSMQRVQSTPNLSGGGMHRVSSTPNLGQNSGTGPQHHHNHHHHHPHHLHRQYTSAAAAYGAQAAGMGGVWRNSGARRHEAGGFGSISWVPPAAPRGGVPYGGGSVCFGHADEAPSGRQSRSGSPFRAPPREPIIWE
- the LOC103979153 gene encoding uncharacterized protein LOC103979153 isoform X1, translating into MATAAAAGDDDDSSSPSSMSPRNRLKFLCSYGGKILPRPYDGLLKYVGGDTRVLGVPRSISFSGLHSPPPHALMPSFVDVNVVHAWVAELKERIQGMFRRCELIKYQLVSEDLDTLVTVTCDEELVHMLEEYDRLDALHPCSPSFASSPRFRLFLFASPSAASASGCHRPAATLDQRYVDAINTAAPTSPRRPMFTVSSASSAFTSPTSTIDGPAALLALRPNAPLGGSMQRVQSTPNLSGGGMHRVSSTPNLGQNSGTGPQHHHNHHHHHPHHLHRQYTSAAAAYGAQAAGMGGVWRNSGARRHEAGGFGSISWVPPAAPRGGVPYGGGSVCFGHADEAPSGRQSRSGSPFRAPPREPIIWE
- the LOC103979153 gene encoding uncharacterized protein LOC103979153 isoform X2, with product MSPRNRLKFLCSYGGKILPRPYDGLLKYVGGDTRVLGVPRSISFSGLHSPPPHALMPSFVDVNVVHAWVAELKERIQGMFRRCELIKYQLVSEDLDTLVTVTCDEELVHMLEEYDRLDALHPCSPSFASSPRFRLFLFASPSAASASGCHRPAATLDQRYVDAINTAAPTSPRRPMFTVSSASSAFTSPTSTIDGPAALLALRPNAPLGGSMQRVQSTPNLSGGGMHRVSSTPNLGQNSGTGPQHHHNHHHHHPHHLHRQYTSAAAAYGAQAAGMGGVWRNSGARRHEAGGFGSISWVPPAAPRGGVPYGGGSVCFGHADEAPSGRQSRSGSPFRAPPREPIIWE